The proteins below are encoded in one region of Deinococcus fonticola:
- a CDS encoding DUF2201 family putative metallopeptidase, with the protein MTQPIPITPEFQRLISGSRLRLRGKSAFFATLLLHAEFVPSREVIGAGTDGERVYVNPEMAASLPGDVLDSLLLHEVLHAALSHVERRGPREKKRWNKAADLIVNGMVAAAGLPTPPSFNRDEHLERLSVEEVYTAIEGQDGDGDGDEGDDLLDGPPGDAPPKQGRNSRDVAREWQQALAQARSVDAMSGGQGHDPLGAHRELQRLAPARLDWRAQLWRFLARTPVDFGGFDRRFVGRGLYLEALDDESLTALVAVDTSGSVDDDAVRALVGEVQGVLGAYPHVKAVLYYADTEAYGPYDLRPGDTIPEPQGGGGTDFRPIFELLDKHEPDVLIYLTDGYGDFPPQAPSISTLWVVPPGGLEDEGFPFGDVLRLEEESR; encoded by the coding sequence ATGACCCAGCCCATCCCCATCACGCCTGAATTTCAGCGGCTGATTTCTGGTTCGCGCCTGCGGCTGCGGGGCAAGTCGGCTTTCTTCGCCACCTTGCTCCTGCACGCAGAGTTCGTGCCTTCGCGTGAGGTGATCGGGGCGGGCACGGATGGGGAGCGCGTGTATGTCAACCCGGAAATGGCGGCGAGTCTGCCGGGTGACGTGCTGGACAGTCTGCTGCTGCACGAGGTGCTGCACGCGGCGCTCTCGCATGTGGAGCGGCGTGGGCCGCGAGAGAAGAAACGCTGGAACAAGGCCGCCGACCTGATCGTGAACGGCATGGTGGCCGCTGCCGGGTTGCCCACCCCGCCCAGCTTCAACCGCGACGAGCACCTGGAACGCCTGAGCGTGGAGGAGGTCTATACCGCCATCGAGGGCCAGGACGGCGATGGGGACGGCGACGAGGGCGACGACCTGCTCGACGGCCCCCCCGGCGACGCGCCGCCCAAACAGGGCAGGAACAGCCGCGACGTGGCCCGCGAGTGGCAGCAGGCCCTGGCGCAGGCCCGCAGCGTGGACGCCATGAGTGGCGGTCAGGGTCACGACCCGCTGGGCGCGCACCGCGAGTTGCAGCGTCTCGCCCCGGCGCGGCTGGACTGGCGCGCGCAGCTGTGGCGCTTCCTGGCCCGCACACCCGTGGATTTCGGCGGTTTCGACCGGCGCTTCGTGGGGCGCGGCCTATATCTGGAAGCGCTGGACGACGAGAGCCTGACCGCGCTGGTGGCGGTGGACACCTCCGGCAGTGTGGACGACGACGCCGTGCGTGCCCTGGTGGGCGAGGTGCAGGGCGTGCTGGGCGCATACCCACACGTGAAAGCGGTGCTGTACTACGCCGACACCGAAGCCTACGGCCCGTACGACCTGCGCCCCGGCGACACCATCCCGGAGCCGCAGGGCGGCGGCGGCACGGACTTTCGCCCCATTTTCGAGCTGCTGGACAAGCACGAACCGGACGTGCTGATCTACCTGACCGACGGATACGGGGATTTCCCGCCGCAGGCCCCGAGCATCTCGACCCTGTGGGTGGTTCCGCCTGGCGGCCTGGAAGACGAGGGCTTTCCCTTCGGTGACGTGCTGCGCCTGGAAGAGGAAAGCCGGTGA
- the hisG gene encoding ATP phosphoribosyltransferase, with the protein MTPAPTRDPDHLTIALPKGRIMDDAIALLAQAGLPLTTPEASRALRHEYPGVTLLELRNQDVPVYVDLGAADAGIVGKDVLVESGRAVYEPVDLRFAACHLSLIREKGAGGPIHRVGTKYPRSTRAYLNARGIPAEIIKLSGSIELAPLTGLADAIVDLVQTGSTLKANHLEELDILYHSSARLIVNRAALKLRRHRLRPLIEKLRELTGE; encoded by the coding sequence ATGACCCCCGCCCCCACCCGCGACCCGGATCATCTGACCATCGCCCTGCCCAAAGGCCGGATTATGGACGACGCCATTGCCCTGCTGGCTCAGGCCGGGTTGCCCCTCACCACGCCCGAAGCATCGCGCGCGCTGCGGCACGAGTACCCCGGCGTGACCCTGCTGGAACTCAGAAACCAGGACGTACCCGTGTACGTCGACCTGGGCGCCGCCGACGCCGGCATCGTCGGCAAGGACGTCCTCGTGGAGTCCGGGCGGGCCGTGTACGAACCCGTCGACCTGAGATTTGCCGCCTGTCACCTGTCCCTGATCCGCGAGAAAGGCGCAGGTGGCCCCATTCACCGCGTCGGCACCAAGTACCCGCGCAGCACCCGCGCCTACCTGAACGCCCGGGGCATTCCCGCCGAGATCATCAAGCTTTCGGGCAGCATCGAACTGGCCCCGCTGACCGGGCTGGCCGACGCCATCGTCGACCTGGTGCAGACCGGCAGCACCCTGAAGGCCAACCACCTGGAGGAACTGGACATCCTGTACCACTCCAGCGCCCGCCTGATCGTGAACCGCGCCGCCCTGAAACTGAGGCGTCACCGGCTGCGGCCCCTGATCGAGAAATTGCGGGAACTGACGGGTGAGTAA
- a CDS encoding putative ABC transporter permease subunit has translation MTSPANLLNLKTTALRNAFRKAPKWGFMLVAGLALLLGWAEVYGTWKALNFLGQFGDIGTNVFARVLEIGLITLSSGVTFSATTTAIQTLYLSDDLNFLLTQPLATRRVFGLKVFETFLNTALVPTFLMIPLLFTVGVFFHAPLWAYAAMLLAALLTFAAPVGLGALLAVGLMRVAPVGRVREVSTALGVLFSAGLVYAIRALRPEVIVQKMQDPSRFEELLRNFASPSSPLLPPSWASQGIWQAAHGQLSGSLLPLTALTGALLVAATLLATRAYQEGWARALDSSQPELDPSPRRASRLENTFARLGAGGSLAFKDLRVTLRDPTQWSQLLVVVALAGVYLVSVKAVPIPMAQFRGILGYVQLAFQGFIIAGVAVRLAFPAVSSEARAYWLLRTAPISPRQIVTSKFWGVLPTTALLGLVMGIASAHAMNLGATLMLLSVLVSLSNALVITALGVGLGAAAPKFDADNPAEIGVSPGGLAFMGLSLAYSVLCLLLLAKPAAASVLRPDLYPAYSALATPEGLAGLVGLLVVTVLGTWLSLKTGWERLDRLE, from the coding sequence GTGACATCACCCGCCAACCTGCTGAACCTGAAGACCACGGCCCTGCGAAACGCCTTCCGGAAAGCACCGAAATGGGGGTTCATGCTGGTGGCGGGGTTGGCGCTGCTCCTGGGCTGGGCCGAAGTGTACGGCACCTGGAAAGCCCTGAACTTTCTGGGTCAGTTCGGGGACATCGGCACGAACGTGTTTGCCCGGGTGCTGGAAATCGGGTTGATTACCCTGTCGAGCGGCGTGACCTTCAGCGCCACCACCACGGCCATTCAGACGCTTTACCTCAGTGACGACCTGAATTTCCTGCTGACCCAGCCACTCGCCACGCGCCGGGTGTTCGGTCTGAAGGTCTTCGAGACGTTCCTGAACACGGCGCTGGTGCCGACCTTTCTGATGATTCCGCTGCTGTTCACGGTGGGCGTGTTCTTTCACGCGCCGCTGTGGGCTTACGCGGCCATGCTGCTGGCGGCCCTACTGACCTTCGCCGCGCCGGTGGGGCTGGGCGCCCTGCTGGCGGTGGGCCTTATGCGCGTCGCCCCAGTGGGCCGCGTCCGCGAGGTCAGTACGGCGCTGGGCGTGCTGTTCAGCGCGGGCCTGGTATACGCCATCCGCGCCCTGCGTCCCGAGGTGATCGTGCAGAAAATGCAGGATCCCAGCCGCTTCGAGGAACTGCTGCGGAACTTCGCCAGCCCCAGCAGCCCGCTGCTGCCGCCATCGTGGGCGTCGCAGGGCATCTGGCAGGCCGCGCACGGGCAACTTTCCGGGTCACTGCTTCCCCTCACCGCGCTCACGGGCGCGCTGCTGGTGGCGGCCACCCTGCTCGCCACCCGCGCCTACCAGGAAGGGTGGGCCAGGGCACTCGACTCCAGCCAACCTGAACTCGACCCCTCCCCGCGCCGCGCCTCGCGCCTGGAGAACACCTTCGCCCGCCTGGGAGCAGGTGGCAGCCTGGCCTTCAAGGATCTGCGCGTGACCCTGCGCGACCCCACCCAGTGGAGTCAACTGCTCGTCGTGGTCGCGCTGGCGGGGGTGTACCTGGTCAGCGTGAAAGCCGTGCCCATTCCCATGGCGCAGTTCCGGGGCATCCTCGGGTACGTGCAACTGGCTTTTCAGGGCTTCATCATCGCCGGCGTGGCCGTGCGCCTGGCCTTTCCGGCGGTGTCCAGCGAGGCCAGGGCGTACTGGCTGCTGCGCACCGCGCCCATCAGCCCCCGGCAGATCGTGACCAGCAAATTCTGGGGCGTGCTGCCCACCACCGCGCTGCTGGGCCTGGTCATGGGGATTGCCAGCGCCCACGCCATGAACCTCGGCGCGACCCTGATGCTGCTCAGCGTCCTGGTCAGCCTCAGCAACGCCCTGGTGATTACCGCGCTGGGCGTGGGCCTGGGCGCCGCTGCCCCCAAATTCGACGCCGACAACCCCGCCGAAATTGGCGTCAGCCCCGGCGGCCTGGCCTTCATGGGCCTCAGCCTCGCGTACAGCGTCCTGTGCCTCCTGCTGCTCGCCAAACCGGCCGCCGCCAGCGTCCTGCGCCCGGACCTGTACCCCGCCTACTCTGCCCTGGCCACACCAGAAGGTCTGGCCGGACTCGTGGGCCTGCTGGTGGTCACCGTCCTCGGCACCTGGCTCAGCCTCAAAACCGGCTGGGAACGCCTGGACAGGCTGGAGTGA
- a CDS encoding PhzF family phenazine biosynthesis protein produces the protein MAVFTEADGDLQARAAASGVPLSVFIQEITPISIHLRVFTPTRERGESDSASIAALHGAQARGLNADFADVISGNSVAPAQFCGGEWLLNQGVVSVQDVQADLSSLHLPATGAVHTASTARPNLVIEVPTLDALDAFQPDLGTISRVNEATGTSGLVLYTRQAPAEGPQRRADVSFRCFGPLRGFLEDAASSNMLACLTGVLLRRRLLNPDENLLRAAQRCPGHPALLTVQYAGPQDAVWVGGKARPAEVGA, from the coding sequence GTGGCGGTCTTTACGGAAGCAGACGGAGATTTGCAGGCACGGGCCGCCGCTTCCGGCGTCCCCCTGAGCGTATTTATTCAGGAGATCACGCCCATCAGCATACATTTGCGGGTGTTCACGCCCACCAGAGAGAGGGGCGAGAGTGATTCGGCCAGCATCGCCGCGCTGCACGGCGCCCAGGCCCGCGGCCTGAATGCTGATTTTGCCGATGTGATCAGCGGGAACAGCGTGGCACCCGCGCAGTTCTGCGGCGGCGAGTGGCTGCTCAATCAGGGGGTGGTGAGCGTGCAGGACGTTCAGGCCGACCTTTCGAGCCTTCACCTGCCAGCCACCGGAGCAGTGCATACGGCCTCCACCGCTCGCCCCAACCTCGTGATCGAAGTGCCGACGCTGGACGCCCTGGACGCGTTTCAGCCGGACTTGGGCACCATCTCGCGCGTGAACGAGGCTACAGGGACGAGTGGCCTGGTTCTGTACACCAGGCAGGCCCCAGCAGAGGGGCCGCAGCGCCGCGCAGACGTGAGCTTCCGCTGTTTCGGGCCGCTTAGAGGTTTTCTGGAGGACGCCGCCAGCAGCAATATGCTCGCCTGCCTGACGGGCGTGCTGCTGCGCCGCCGCCTGCTGAACCCCGACGAGAACCTCCTGCGCGCCGCGCAGCGCTGTCCCGGCCACCCCGCCTTGCTGACGGTGCAGTACGCCGGGCCGCAGGACGCCGTGTGGGTGGGGGGGAAAGCCAGGCCGGCCGAAGTGGGGGCGTGA
- the hisZ gene encoding ATP phosphoribosyltransferase regulatory subunit: MPLVSSSARSVLNPSLIPTGTRDVLPAEFAVREHLRGKLSALLHVWGYQGVELPALELADRLHPQDDKAFKLIDSDGEVLALRSEFTTAMGRLVQTHYPHGPYPLRLQYGGRLWLRTQTSELGRLREFTQVGAELIGVDTPRADVELLALAQAALEVVGVKAELEVGFPGFVDAVLEDAGLHGPARDALHGAIDRKSGADVDLLARTHGLSRDVTRTLHRLLDLYGEAEVLDEAARLAHGERARAAVNHLRDVAVLCPFPLLFDLGVSRRYGYYTGLTFRAYTNGINQPVLGGGRYALAGGLPGAGFAIGLERLTRAIPPGVPPQPEHVLALDLPAAQAARHAGLIAELAWTDDLADLRKYAQTRGIQRLLQGADLQEVGA; the protein is encoded by the coding sequence ATGCCTCTCGTGAGTTCTTCGGCCCGCTCTGTCCTGAATCCTTCTTTAATTCCCACGGGTACGCGGGATGTGCTGCCTGCCGAGTTCGCGGTGCGCGAGCATCTGCGCGGCAAGCTGTCGGCGTTGCTGCATGTGTGGGGGTATCAGGGCGTGGAGTTGCCGGCGCTGGAACTGGCCGACCGCCTGCATCCGCAGGACGACAAGGCGTTTAAACTGATCGATTCGGACGGGGAAGTGCTGGCCCTGCGCAGCGAGTTCACCACCGCGATGGGCCGCCTGGTGCAGACCCATTACCCCCACGGGCCTTATCCGCTGCGGTTGCAGTACGGGGGGCGCCTGTGGCTGCGCACCCAGACCAGTGAACTGGGCCGCCTGCGCGAATTCACGCAGGTGGGCGCGGAACTGATTGGCGTGGACACCCCGCGCGCCGACGTGGAACTGCTGGCGCTGGCCCAGGCGGCGCTGGAAGTGGTGGGTGTGAAAGCCGAGCTGGAGGTAGGTTTCCCCGGTTTCGTGGACGCCGTGCTGGAAGACGCCGGATTGCACGGCCCGGCCCGTGACGCGCTGCACGGCGCCATCGACCGCAAGAGCGGCGCGGACGTCGACCTGCTGGCCCGCACGCATGGCCTAAGCCGCGACGTGACGCGCACGCTGCACCGCCTGCTCGACCTGTACGGCGAAGCGGAAGTGCTAGACGAGGCGGCCCGCCTGGCCCACGGGGAACGCGCCCGCGCCGCCGTGAACCACCTGCGCGACGTGGCCGTCCTGTGTCCCTTTCCGCTGCTGTTCGACCTGGGGGTCAGCCGCCGTTACGGGTACTACACCGGCCTGACCTTCCGGGCGTACACGAACGGCATCAACCAGCCCGTGCTGGGTGGCGGGCGTTACGCCCTGGCGGGTGGCCTGCCTGGCGCGGGCTTCGCCATTGGCCTGGAGCGCCTGACCCGCGCCATTCCCCCCGGCGTTCCCCCACAACCCGAGCACGTGCTGGCCCTTGACCTGCCCGCCGCGCAGGCCGCCCGGCACGCTGGTCTCATTGCGGAACTTGCCTGGACGGACGACCTTGCAGACCTCCGGAAGTACGCCCAGACGCGCGGTATCCAGCGCTTATTGCAAGGCGCAGACCTGCAGGAGGTGGGCGCATGA
- the nudC gene encoding NAD(+) diphosphatase, whose amino-acid sequence MSIATNTGATERPGDFLDDLSVQDSPDALKFVFSGGKLVLRGQALPKSGELKTRPLTPLGTYQGKSVLVGVLEGEVPEGFTLSNVRATYGVLPDDLFGLAGLAHQIVEFHRTHRCCGACASELQKGDPQGGRGRYRKCPNCGLSVYPRVAPAVIVLISRGEGPDTEFLLARGPRQAPGVYTTLAGFVEPSETLENAVQREILEEVGVQVGNIRYQFSQPWPFPHSLMLAFTARYDSGEITPQPGEIEDAQWFPALKLPSIPPPFTSSRRLIDEALGTLSLTTR is encoded by the coding sequence GTGAGCATTGCCACCAATACTGGCGCCACTGAACGCCCCGGTGATTTTCTCGACGACCTGAGCGTTCAGGACAGCCCGGACGCTCTGAAGTTCGTGTTCAGCGGGGGAAAACTTGTCCTGCGTGGGCAGGCCCTCCCGAAATCCGGTGAACTGAAGACACGCCCCCTTACCCCCCTGGGGACATACCAGGGCAAAAGTGTCCTGGTGGGTGTCCTGGAAGGGGAGGTTCCAGAGGGTTTCACGCTGTCCAATGTTCGGGCCACTTACGGCGTCCTGCCTGACGACCTGTTCGGCCTGGCGGGACTGGCACACCAGATCGTCGAGTTTCACCGCACACACCGTTGCTGCGGCGCGTGTGCCAGCGAGTTGCAGAAAGGCGACCCGCAAGGCGGACGGGGACGCTACCGCAAATGCCCGAACTGCGGCCTCAGCGTTTACCCGCGCGTGGCCCCCGCCGTCATCGTCCTGATTTCACGCGGGGAAGGGCCAGACACGGAATTTCTGCTGGCCCGCGGCCCCCGCCAGGCGCCGGGCGTGTACACGACCCTGGCCGGTTTCGTGGAACCGTCCGAGACCCTGGAGAACGCCGTTCAGCGCGAAATCCTTGAGGAAGTCGGCGTGCAGGTCGGGAACATCCGGTACCAGTTCAGTCAACCCTGGCCGTTCCCGCATTCCCTGATGCTGGCCTTTACCGCCCGGTATGACAGCGGCGAGATCACCCCGCAACCCGGCGAGATCGAGGACGCCCAGTGGTTCCCGGCCCTTAAGCTCCCCAGCATTCCGCCGCCTTTTACGTCCAGCCGCCGACTGATAGACGAGGCTCTGGGCACACTGTCACTGACGACACGGTAA
- a CDS encoding AAA family ATPase, whose translation MSLTPHELETYLSALVRGQLKIATMIWGPPGVGKSSVVSQIAAAHNLEFVDVRLSQLAPTDLRGLPVPEADGQGSGVSKWYPPEFLPREGHGILFLDEVNMAPPTMQGMAQQLILDRKVGSYELPDGWFVWAAGNRKEDRASVFDMPAPLANRFLHLTVRADFDSWRSYALGRGLHEHVIAFLTFRPELLHRLDPAQPAWPSPRAWEMASHLHRAGLDVSPAIGEAAGAEFSAFVRLFEQLPDLGEVLSGGGAGLKLPDEPSVRYAAVVGLAARAASADEAYHAFQWLGSAAGPEWLQLYVATLVSKFQAIGQLGELAGLLGRDPRLAELVQGTLALTEGV comes from the coding sequence ATGAGTCTGACACCGCACGAACTGGAAACTTACCTGTCTGCCCTGGTTCGGGGCCAGCTGAAAATCGCCACCATGATCTGGGGGCCGCCTGGGGTGGGCAAAAGCAGCGTGGTGTCGCAGATTGCCGCCGCTCACAACCTGGAATTCGTGGACGTGCGCCTGTCGCAACTCGCGCCCACCGACCTGCGCGGCCTGCCCGTGCCGGAAGCTGACGGCCAGGGCAGCGGCGTCAGCAAGTGGTACCCGCCGGAATTCCTGCCCCGCGAAGGGCACGGCATCCTGTTCCTGGACGAGGTGAACATGGCCCCGCCCACCATGCAGGGCATGGCGCAGCAACTGATCCTCGACCGCAAGGTCGGCAGTTACGAACTCCCGGACGGCTGGTTCGTGTGGGCCGCCGGCAACCGCAAGGAAGACCGCGCCAGCGTATTCGATATGCCCGCGCCCCTCGCCAACCGCTTCCTGCACCTGACCGTCCGGGCCGACTTCGACAGCTGGCGCAGCTACGCCCTGGGGAGAGGGCTGCACGAGCACGTCATCGCCTTCCTGACCTTCCGTCCCGAACTGCTGCACCGCCTCGACCCCGCGCAGCCCGCCTGGCCCAGCCCGCGTGCCTGGGAAATGGCCTCGCACCTGCACCGTGCCGGGCTGGACGTGTCTCCTGCCATTGGCGAGGCCGCCGGAGCCGAATTCAGTGCCTTCGTGCGGCTGTTCGAGCAGCTCCCGGATCTGGGCGAAGTGCTGTCCGGCGGTGGCGCCGGCCTGAAACTCCCCGACGAACCCAGCGTCCGGTACGCCGCTGTGGTTGGCCTGGCGGCCCGCGCGGCCAGCGCCGACGAGGCGTACCACGCCTTCCAGTGGCTCGGCAGCGCGGCCGGCCCCGAATGGCTGCAACTGTACGTGGCCACCCTGGTCAGCAAATTCCAGGCCATCGGGCAACTGGGTGAACTGGCTGGGCTGCTCGGACGTGACCCGCGCCTGGCCGAACTGGTGCAGGGAACACTGGCGCTCACGGAAGGCGTGTGA
- a CDS encoding ABC transporter ATP-binding protein → MIEVQHYTKRFGPHTAVGDLSFTVQPGAVFGLLGSNGAGKTTTIRALVGLTRPTSGTVRVQGFDVWREPLKAKAAFGYIPDRPYLYGKLTARELLRFVGQLYKVPDMESAIDRWLALFRLTDFGNELLETYSHGMKQKVAIISALLPDPPVLIVDEPMVGLDPHAARQVRELFRAHADRGRTVLLTTHSLPLAEAVCDRIVVLDRGKVLGEGTMEELRAQTGTAAGGVHGDSLERIFFRLLEEEQAEQQRQVAEKV, encoded by the coding sequence ATGATCGAGGTTCAGCATTACACCAAGCGCTTCGGGCCACACACGGCGGTGGGCGACCTGAGTTTCACCGTGCAGCCGGGCGCGGTGTTCGGCCTGCTGGGCAGCAACGGCGCGGGAAAAACCACCACCATCCGGGCGCTGGTGGGCCTGACCCGCCCCACCTCCGGGACGGTACGCGTGCAGGGGTTCGACGTGTGGCGCGAGCCGCTGAAGGCCAAGGCGGCGTTCGGGTACATACCGGACCGGCCTTACCTGTACGGAAAACTCACGGCGCGCGAACTGCTGCGGTTTGTGGGGCAACTGTACAAAGTGCCGGACATGGAGTCCGCCATCGACCGCTGGCTGGCGCTGTTTCGCCTGACCGACTTCGGAAACGAGCTGCTGGAAACGTACTCGCACGGCATGAAGCAGAAAGTGGCGATTATTTCCGCCCTGCTGCCGGACCCGCCCGTGCTGATCGTGGACGAACCGATGGTGGGCCTCGACCCGCACGCGGCCAGACAGGTGCGCGAGTTGTTCCGCGCCCACGCCGACCGCGGGCGCACGGTGCTGCTCACGACGCACAGCCTGCCGCTGGCCGAAGCCGTGTGTGACCGCATCGTGGTGCTGGACCGCGGCAAGGTGCTGGGCGAGGGAACGATGGAGGAACTGCGTGCCCAGACCGGAACGGCGGCCGGGGGCGTACATGGCGACAGCCTGGAACGCATTTTCTTTCGGCTGCTGGAGGAAGAACAGGCCGAGCAGCAGCGACAGGTTGCGGAGAAGGTGTGA
- a CDS encoding DedA family protein, which produces MEPWIDVILGFSYVGIFLVVFAETGLLVGAALPGDSLLIAAGIVAANQKGNVHLDLGGVIVAVVAGAILGSIIGYFLGKRWGPAIFSRQHSRLFKPEYRVRAEEFFAKEGPKSVMLARFIPFVRAVVPTLAGVSNMDFRQYALYSVVGAIVWGAGLPALASYVGQRIPDLDHYILLIIAVVIVLSAIPVLLKVLEARRAPRT; this is translated from the coding sequence GTGGAGCCTTGGATTGACGTCATTCTCGGTTTCTCTTACGTGGGCATTTTCCTGGTGGTGTTCGCGGAAACGGGCTTGCTGGTGGGCGCGGCGCTGCCGGGCGACAGCCTGCTGATCGCGGCGGGAATCGTGGCGGCCAACCAGAAAGGGAACGTGCACCTCGACCTGGGGGGCGTCATTGTGGCGGTGGTGGCGGGGGCCATCCTGGGCAGTATCATCGGGTACTTTCTGGGCAAAAGGTGGGGGCCGGCTATTTTCAGCCGTCAGCACAGCCGCCTGTTCAAACCGGAGTACCGCGTCAGGGCCGAGGAATTCTTTGCCAAAGAAGGCCCGAAGTCCGTGATGCTGGCGCGCTTCATTCCCTTCGTGCGGGCGGTCGTGCCGACGCTGGCGGGCGTCAGCAACATGGATTTCCGGCAGTACGCCCTCTACAGCGTGGTGGGGGCCATCGTGTGGGGCGCGGGGTTGCCGGCGCTGGCCTCCTACGTCGGGCAACGCATTCCGGATCTCGACCATTACATTCTGCTGATCATCGCCGTGGTGATCGTCCTGAGCGCCATTCCGGTGCTCCTGAAGGTGCTGGAAGCCCGCCGCGCGCCCAGGACTTAA
- a CDS encoding prephenate dehydrogenase: protein MTAPHSLPDTLFDTAVVAGVGLIGGSLALGLRQRGLARKIIGYDASFVALQEAEALGVVDEIKTKPGEWLRDADLVVLAAPVRVLPALARELAPFLNPAALVTDVGSVKSGIAAELEALGVRNFVPGHPMAGSERGGVTHARAALLENAVWVLTPTDHTPLTALSRVRTLVEELGAAPVVMPPDAHDSLVATVSHLPYLASLALTHLVARDERLSLLAAGGFRDLTRVASGDPRMSRDMVVANRAALREALLRFRRQLERLEADLEDPEELLAAAQEGKRTRDSLPVVKRSLLPQKHDLVVAMPDRPNQIGRVTQALGAAGVNIKDIEVLAIREEGGALRLGLESVEAVAQAAELLTQEGFEVRSRR, encoded by the coding sequence ATGACCGCGCCCCACTCCCTGCCCGACACGCTTTTTGACACGGCGGTGGTCGCGGGAGTGGGCCTGATCGGGGGTTCGCTGGCGCTGGGCTTGCGGCAGCGCGGCCTGGCCAGGAAAATTATCGGCTACGACGCCAGTTTCGTTGCCTTGCAGGAGGCCGAGGCGCTGGGCGTGGTGGACGAGATCAAGACCAAGCCCGGCGAGTGGCTGCGCGACGCCGACCTGGTGGTGCTGGCCGCCCCGGTGCGGGTGCTGCCGGCGCTGGCGCGGGAACTGGCCCCGTTCCTGAATCCAGCGGCGCTGGTCACCGACGTGGGCAGCGTGAAAAGTGGCATTGCCGCCGAACTGGAAGCGCTGGGTGTTCGCAACTTCGTGCCGGGACACCCGATGGCGGGCAGTGAACGCGGCGGCGTGACCCACGCCCGCGCGGCCCTGCTGGAGAACGCCGTGTGGGTGCTGACCCCGACCGACCACACGCCGCTGACGGCCCTGAGCCGCGTGCGGACGCTGGTGGAAGAGCTGGGCGCGGCCCCGGTGGTCATGCCGCCCGACGCGCACGACTCGCTGGTGGCGACGGTCAGCCACCTGCCGTATCTGGCGAGCCTGGCCCTGACGCACCTGGTGGCGCGCGACGAAAGGTTGAGCCTGCTGGCCGCCGGGGGGTTTCGTGACCTGACCCGCGTGGCCAGCGGCGACCCACGCATGAGCCGCGACATGGTGGTCGCCAACCGGGCCGCGCTGCGTGAGGCGCTCTTACGCTTTCGCCGGCAACTGGAGCGCCTGGAAGCCGACCTGGAAGACCCCGAGGAGTTGCTGGCCGCCGCGCAGGAGGGCAAACGCACGCGCGACAGCCTGCCGGTCGTGAAACGCAGCCTGCTGCCGCAAAAGCATGATCTGGTGGTGGCCATGCCGGATCGGCCCAACCAGATCGGCCGGGTCACGCAGGCGCTGGGGGCGGCGGGCGTGAACATCAAGGACATCGAAGTGCTGGCCATCCGCGAGGAGGGCGGGGCACTGCGGCTGGGCCTGGAAAGCGTGGAAGCGGTGGCGCAGGCCGCCGAACTGCTGACGCAGGAGGGGTTCGAGGTGCGCAGCCGCCGATAG